A genomic region of Rhipicephalus sanguineus isolate Rsan-2018 chromosome 1, BIME_Rsan_1.4, whole genome shotgun sequence contains the following coding sequences:
- the LOC119405711 gene encoding uncharacterized protein LOC119405711 has protein sequence MAATLGAVLVVATVLTLAAANGKAAVKPAATKGVHPGAKPAASRHTVVVVRGHPGAHRQPHYDYWRPWYTFDTPKQHHGRKDSHRPAPHHKPQAHKQPHRQHWPANRNMEWGRGDKAKVRYVKEAKPVAYDTIIQEEKKVVIKEEPKLVLKEVPKVVVKEQPKVIIQEQPKVIVKEVPTVIVKEVPKKHKKPKKHKSAIITNTHGHHNHGCFSDWFSGLHKKGKKSKKHQKSPNTLILLRTHAPYYYYTQAPRYYAGGYNGYNGYNGYNRYNGYNLY, from the coding sequence CACTGGCTGCCGCCAACGGCAAGGCAGCGGTGAAGCCGGCTGCCACGAAGGGCGTTCATCCCGGAGCCAAACCTGCAGCATCCAGGCATACAGTGGTGGTGGTTAGAGGGCATCCAGGGGCACACAGGCAGCCCCATTACGACTACTGGAGGCCATGGTACACCTTCGACACACCCAAGCAACACCACGGCAGGAAGGATAGCCACAGGCCCGCACCTCACCATAAGCCTCAAGCGCATAAGCAGCCACATCGACAGCACTGGCCTGCAAATCGTAACATGGAATGGGGTCGGGGCGACAAGGCCAAGGTCCGCTATGTGAAAGAGGCGAAGCCCGTCGCCTACGACACGATAATCCAGGAAGAGAAGAAAGTGGTGATTAAGGAAGAGCCCAAGCTTGTTCTCAAAGAGGTACCCAAGGTAGTAGTCAAGGAGCAACCCAAGGTAATCATCCAGGAACAACCCAAAGTAATCGTCAAGGAGGTGCCAACAGTTATTGTCAAGGAGGTACCCAAGAAGCACAAGAAGCCCAAGAAGCATAAATCTGCGATTATTACAAACACACACGGCCACCATAATCATGGCTGCTTTTCCGACTGGTTTAGTGGCTTACACAAGAAGGGTAAGAAGTCGAAGAAGCATCAGAAGTCTCCGAATACCCTCATATTACTGCGCACCCACGCACCGTACTACTACTACACTCAAGCTCCTAGGTACTATGCAGGTGGCTACAACGGCTACAATGGCTACAATGGCTACAACAGGTACAACGGCTACAACCTATACTAA